The DNA window TGCTACATGCTGATCACTGGGACTGACATGCCGTTCGACATGAGTCCAACATACTGGGACTCAGAGGGGTGAGGCTACGCTGAAACAATAGAGAGGAACACATGTGTCAACAGTGCAAACTGAGAACCGATATTCCagtgacgtgtttttttttatttctttttattaccTGGAGTACACTAGGGCTGCTCCTACCGATCGATAGGTGTGTCTCAAAGTTGTTgagcctccagccttcagcagccaTCGTGGTAGACCTGGGCTGGTCCCGCAACGACCACATAGGCTGAACCAAAAGGTCTCTGAAATGGGAGTCTGGGCTAccggggacttcctgcttgcttCATCACCATTACCTCGGCTGCTCCCGTACAGTTAAAGGAGATaaacttctttttaaatttaatttaggaagatacgcttctcctcaGTAGCATGATGTACAACCCTAACccacatttattaactttttaacttttgctttttttcttgcataGGATACAAGCTATTTTAACTGTATAATATTACAGAATATTATACAGTTATAATAATACAGAGTCCACGTTACTGTAGCTTTATGTCAATACACACATcgctctccttcagcttgatgctccatatcacggtattgagaaacattctgacggtattgctttttcaagtaaacgcattaattcattgaccccgaaaacgaCCGCGGatacccgaacagctgttcgctgTTGCTGGCCAACTTCCTCACAACTGGCGGGTGTTAAACCCTACTGGTTTTACACCTATAGGTGTATATAAATGTTTccaaatatattaaattaaataatgttttcatacgtggctgtgatgtagtgctcacttatacaatcgtaaacgctgcaatggatttgtgatgcgttttgtagattttcagcaatatgtttgtgaatgtgtgacgaatcaggaaacCGACGCAGACACTTCTGCTGCTGccgggtaaacacaaacacgcacgcgaagggaaaccagtaggggtgtaacaccggcGAGttagcgagttagcttgttttggctgctagtgttgtcaccagaggctcgacagactcgTTTTCTGATCCAATATAACTTCCATCGGATTTATCAAaacccaaacagacacagctcctctcttgggcacaagttgtctcggtgcatctctggtctctcgttgttcctcctgtatggCTCTTTTCCATGGTTTcctgtagcaacagagttagttacttcttgttgtgcgCTGTACCCATCATTTTTtggtacaattattagtgttacaaaatacaatgtgtcacaagctgttgtgttgtggtgtttaaCCCTGTAAAGAGAGTTTGTTATTCATTATTGTTCTAatgttataaccatgactcaatctcaaaaCACGTAAGACAACTAGCTACGCATGCCGGGCGCTCTGTGATGACGTGAAAATAAATGGCCGCCTGCCGAAGAACAAATTCAGTTGTTGGCACCATGCAGCCTTAATTTTAGCGACTTGTGTGTATACAAAAAAGCAACATCGGTTATGAACGTCAGATAACTTGAAAGTGATTCCATAAAATAATGTTGTGTTATATATCATCTTATGACATTCATATTGGTAGATGTTCGAGTGAATTCTAttacttaacgttacatttGAAAGTGAATTATGAGATCCCATTTGTCTACGGTGAATCATTAAACCAGCACGGCTAACTAAGAAACCTctgatgcatttatttacaaatgccattttaaattcatctcatagcACTTGGTTATGTTTCGCTGTATTAACTGTGGAGTATAGGTTTATTAactacaatgatggtaataTAGAGAACATGGGGGTGTGTTTCGGGGTATGTGCGCGTCTGAGTGTAgtatagagaacaagttctgacgtcaaaacaaatcctgttaaattttctgatttgtatttttctttcttttctaagGAGCAACCTGTATTTTTggaatgtgaatttgcagttctgttttagaataaagggttgtAAATTAATAATTAGTTGCATCCCtagagcacacacacgcactgttaCCACCGCATGTCATTAATATTTATGCATCCTCTGTGCCTAGTGGTTTTCCAAAGTTACTAGCCACTCAGCCATTTCATTAACCACGATTTCTGTTGCTGGGAAattacatttgatttgatttaaggTGATTTTTagtaaaaaatcacaaaaacattGCCTATGTCTTACATTCTAATACTTATTGAGTCCTAAACTGCAGTAAAAATGTTCTAACCAAGCTTAACCATAACCAAGCTTTGAGCTTAAtctagaatagaatagaatagaagtaCTTTATTGATCCCCAAGGGGAAATTCAAAATCCAGGTAGCTCCTGACAATCtacaaacataatataaaaaacacacattaagagTTCAGGCtgggggtggagagagggagcggggtgtgtgtgcagagggccAACACTACACagtagtcggggggggggggggggggggggctgtacatAGCCAGTAAACATGGCTCACTAGAAAACTGAGTTTTCCTAGTGAGGTAGCTTTGGTTGGCAGGTTGTGTTATTGTACAGTTGTATGGCTCTGGGGATGAATGATTTATACAGTCTATCAGTCCTACATGGCAGCGAGCGCAGTCTCCTGCTGATCAGACTCTTCTGTCGACTGATAGTGCTGTGGAGAGGATGGTTTCCATTGTCCATGATGGTGAGCAGTTTGGTGAGGGTCCTTTTGTCGGCGACTGAAGTGATGCACTCCAGTTCAGCACCAACCACAGAGCCAGCCTTCTTCACCAGCCTACCCAGACGCCCTGCATCCTTCTTCTTAGTGCTTCCTCCCCAGCACACCACCGCGTAGAAGAGGACGCTGGCTACTAGTTTGCTGCAGACGTTGAATGACCGCAGCCTCCTCAGAAAGTACAGCCGGCTCTGCCCTTTCTTGTAGATTGCGTCAGTGTTGACAGACCAATCCAGTTTATTGTCCAGGATCACCCCAAGATACTTGTATGTGCCTACCACCTCCACATTGACCCCCTCAATGGAAACTGGTAGCATGGTGGGCTTAGACCTGCGGAAATCCCCCACCATTTCCTTGGTCTTAGCAGTGTTCAGTTGTAGCTGGTTGTGCTTGCACCATTGCACGAAGTCCTCCACCAGGCTCACATACTCCCCTCCCTGGCCATCCCTGATACACCCCACAATTGCAGTGTCGTCTGAAAACTTCTGCATGTGGCAAGACTCTGTATTGTAACAGAAGTCAGAAGTGTACAGGGTGAACAGAGCAGGCGAGAGCACAGTTCCTTGTGGTGCTCCGGTGCTGCAGACCACAGTACCACCCTGTCAGGTAGTTCGTAATCCATGATACGAGGCGACCATCCACGCACATCTGCATGAGCTTGTCTCCCAGTCTGAGGGGTTGGATGGTGTTAAAAGCACTGGAGAAATCAAAGAACACAGCACTTTCCCCTTTGTCCAGGTGAGTATGCGTCCTGTGCAGCAGGTATGTGATCGCATCGTCCACTCCTACCTTCTCCTGGTATGCGAACTGTAGTGGGTCCAATGCGTGTCGTACCTGAGGTCTGAGTATGTGCAGTAGCAGTCTCTCCATGGTTTTCACTATGTGCGACGCGATGGCTATGGGGCGGAAGTCGTTGAGTTCAGTTGGGTGGGGCTTCTTGGGGACAGGCACAAGGCATGATGTCTTCCACAGTGTAGGAGCCCTTCCAAGACGGAGACTAAGGTCAAAGATGTACTGGAGCGGCTCACCCAGTTTGGCTGCACACGTCTCAAGCAGTCTAGGACTAACTTTATCTAGGCCTGCAGCTTTCCTGGAATTAAGTTTCCTCAGCTCAGCCCTCACCTGGTCTGCTGTGATGGTAGGGGGTGACTCTTCATTCCCTGGAGTGTCTGCAGTCGGTTGCTGGTGGCTGGAGATAGCGGTCGGAGACGCCTTTGATGGTGGGGGGGTGATGCAAGGTGGCCATGCACTACGGAGGCAGCTTCTGTAGAGGGGTGGGCGGACATAGCCGTAGGACAGTCAAATCTGTTGAAGAACTGGTTTAACTGGTTGGCCCTGTCCAGGCCTCCCTCCACGCTCCGGctgctcttcttcatgccaGTCATCGTCTTCATCCCCTCCCATACTTCTCGCACACTGTTCTGTTGTAGCTTCCGTTCTACTTTCTTCCTGTATTCCTCCCTTGCCTCCTTCAATTTGATTTTGAGCTCCCCCCTGTACGTGCCTCAGCTTTGTCTGGTCCCCTTCTTTGAACGCCCTCTTTTTCCTATTGACGAGGGCCTTGACATCGCTGGTTATCTATGGCTTGTTGTTAGGGAAGCAACGCACAGTTTTGGTGGGAACAACAAAGCGATCAATATTCCCTGCATCGGGACCATTGTCTTTCACATGATTTAACTGGTGACCTTAAAAATGGTTAACATATGGCTTATATAAATCATTTATCAAATTAGCTGCTGCAATTAAATCAAAATGCCTgttccttccccctccccccctcccgtgtgtgtgtgtgtgtttgtgtgtgtgaaggttggTTTTGGTTGTGGTTGTGGCTGTAGGTCTCTTGGGGATGGTCTCTCTCCCATGGAAGGAAACGGACATAAGAAGCAAGGCTCCGACCTGGCACGCCAGCCATGCACTAAAGAAGGTCAGAGGATGGGTAGAGCTGCCCTCAgtacttttaaaacaaaagtatgcAATACACTACTTTTGAATTCATTATTGAATACATTCCTATTATGGCAGAAAATCATGCATTATCAGATATGAGTCATTGCCCAGCACTATAATATAGTAAACAAAGTAGAAAACGTCCAGGCTAAATATGGGGAGATTGGGCCGCATTGAAAGTAGTTTGCAAGAATCTTTCCGAAAGTAGTACTTTGGGCTCTGAGTACTTAATGCTCGGAATACTCCTGTGATAAGATACTTACAAAAGGCTTTGCTTTCATTGACTTGTCTagaaaatcaaagtgaaaatgtCCACTCTGAAGTTTTCCTAACCTAAGCGTTTCTCCTGCAGCAGTTGCATGAGCACGTGCACAGAGTCCTGGAGAGTCCGTGTCGTCCCGGCAGCACCAGGGCGAGAATGTTGGATCGACTCCCCGCTTCTAGTCGCATGACCCAGCCTTTCCTGGGGAAGGACGCGCCGCTCCCCGACGACCTCTTCCGGTACCCTCTGCCTTTTGGCTTCAAAGGTGTGCGGGGCAAAGTGGAGGACCTACTGAAGCAGGTGAGGGTGGTCTACTGAGCATCCAGTCagttatgctgcgttcacaccaaaaggaAAGCGAGTTATTTGCGCAGTAGATTAAATGCAAACTCAATGCACAGACGCGTCCTGCCGTGAAATGAGGCGAATTTTAAACGAGCGAAAGACGCGGTACGTTGGgccgctcaccggagacacacacacagctgagaatGAATGCATGTAAATTAACTCAGTGTCTAACTGAGAGACGCTGGCACCGGTCCAACCCAAGAGGTCATCAAACCgcctgctggtcagcctgaagcagcaCCATATGGGCCAGAGCCATATAAAGTGTTTCAACTCTTATTCTATGGCTCTGCAATGGGCCAATCTGTTGGGGGAACTGTTGGATTTCAAGTGATGCCTAGTGAAGTTAACATCACAGACTTCAAAATGAAGAACatcaaattttattttaagcaaaaaggagatgaagagaaaaaggaaTTAGGTGAGGGGGGGAAGATTCAACTAACGTGAAGGAGGTCTCTTCACAAGTTCGAGACCTACCAGAAGCTGAGAACCCCCTTAGCGAACCAGCTATGGCTACACCTGCCACGACTAGATAAactgaatgttttcatttaggAGCACACATACTCCTTGAATAAAACCTTAGCGTAGAGCCCTGCTCAATAAGTTATCTACTGTTAACTAAGTTTAGTTACATTGACCTCAGCAATTGTATCACCTCCACATCTGCTTTACCTGACAGAACCTGGTTGACATAGCTAAGTCATCTCCATGTTGAGAGGCAATAGAAGGGCACCCAAAGTTGCAAATAGCACTTATTATATATAGCATACCTAGATGTTCTAATTGAGAAACATAACAAACCAAAAGTGCTGCTTTATGTTCCTGTAAGCTTAGTATTTTTTCCAAGCACCGACTCTGATTCTGTGATTCCTCACATCAAGCTGCCGGACTCTGCCTCCACGCCACAGACGATGACATCAGATAAATGTCTGCGCTGTGTGGTTGTGGGAAATGGAGGCATCCTGAGAGGCCTGGAACTTGGCCATTACATCAACCAGTTCGAAACGATTATCAGGTTAGAAACACAATGTGAGGACATGTCACCGTGATAGTGCATATTTCAGTTTGACTGTAGCTCCACATGTTCTGTTCATTACTACCTTTGCCAACTCGGCCAACAAACCCATATCGCTCAGTTATCACTCAGTCAATCAACGACGCTCCTCCAGGTTGAACAGTGGCCCCCTGGGCGAGTTCAGCGTTGACGTCGGGAATCGAACCACCATCAGGATGAGTTACCCAGAGGGTACACCTCTGCACTGGATcgacacagacccacacacccTGTTTGTAGCTGTGGCGTACAAAGGTGTCGACATCAGCTGGATCTCTGCAATGATCAACAAGCTCTctgtggtgagtgtgtgtgtgtgtgtgcgtgcaaacCTGCATGTGTAAATAAAACGAGTCTTGATTAGAAAATCAAACAGTAGAGATGCAGTTCCTTCAGACAAGACTTCTGAATAATGGAACTAAACTTGCATTTGTTCAATAGAGCTTCAATCTAATTTTTTATGCAGTATTTTTATcatgaacaaatacatttcatcCAGTTTTTGATCGTTGCTCGTTATTGGGAATGGTGTCCTAGGGAAGTGTTTTGCTCCCATTTAAATATATGGTTTTACAAAAcctatgaaaaaatatattttcataaaaCTTCACAATGTTGGCTGAACTTTTGCGCCCAGAACAACAGACAGATTTCTGTTGGGAGACGTCCTCTTTTGGAATCTTGCGTCTCATCCACATTTATTGAAGTCCGCTAAATATTCAGCCACCACCTGCACTTACTGTACTCGGACACCGAAAAGGACCATCCCCTCCGCCAAATGGGTCACATGACACAGTTATAGAAATAGGGCGTCTTTCCAATTGGGTTCCTTTTCATGAGGCTGCTGAGACTTCACTAATATTCTTAGTCAGTAGCATTCAGTTTAACGGCTGCTCGGTGAGGCCTTCAAAACACTCCTATAAAAATCCTAGTTAAAATTTTAATTTTTATGT is part of the Pungitius pungitius chromosome 2, fPunPun2.1, whole genome shotgun sequence genome and encodes:
- the st3gal5 gene encoding lactosylceramide alpha-2,3-sialyltransferase; its protein translation is MRLPKGWPALRLVLVVVVAVGLLGMVSLPWKETDIRSKAPTWHASHALKKQLHEHVHRVLESPCRPGSTRARMLDRLPASSRMTQPFLGKDAPLPDDLFRYPLPFGFKGVRGKVEDLLKQLPDSASTPQTMTSDKCLRCVVVGNGGILRGLELGHYINQFETIIRLNSGPLGEFSVDVGNRTTIRMSYPEGTPLHWIDTDPHTLFVAVAYKGVDISWISAMINKLSVPLWDWLFFWQKVPDGVPLEPQRFRLLNPLVIRETTLDLLQYPPPRVSLWGWDKKVPTIGVSALNLASLLCDEVSMAGFGYKLYQQGAPLHYYDQLPMAAILKQSTHNVGRETELLQNLVREGAITDLTGGIH